GCTTCCGGTCCTTCAGCGGCGATGGCGATAACCGGGCCAGAGGTGATGAATTCTTCGAGCAGCGGGTAGAACGGCTTTTCCACATGTTCGGCGTAATGTTCGGCGGAGAGTTCTTTGGTGACCTGCATCAGTTTGAGGCCGACAATTTTGAGGCCTTTGTTTTCGAAGCGGGACAGGATGGTGCCGGCGAGCCGGCGTTGAACCGCATCGGGTTTAATCAGGATCAGGGTGCGTTCGAGAGCCATGTGGAGTTCTTTCTATCAAGTCGATGGTCTGTATGAAACGGAGGGATCGGAATTCCCTCGCTGTACTCACTGGAATTTTGTATTGGGAAACTTAACTTATTGGCGGGGGATGCCTGGCTGGTACGGAATTTCCACGCCAGCCGGTTGAATTGAAATGAAAAATGCGATTCATTTCAACCCTGATATAGAGGATAAAATGCGGCGATCAGGAAGAAACCCGTGTTTGACAGATGCTGTCAAAAAACTGTTTGAACAGGTAATGGCTGTCGTGGGGGCCGGCCGAGGCTTCAGGGTGGTATTGCACGCTGAAGGCAGCATGAGTTTTATGGCGGAGCCCGGCGACAGTGTCGTCGTTCATGTTGGTGTGGGTGACTTCAACATCGTCTGGCATGGTTTCAGGATCGATGGCAAAACCGTGGTTCTGCGAGGTGATTTCA
This is a stretch of genomic DNA from Gimesia sp.. It encodes these proteins:
- the ndk gene encoding nucleoside-diphosphate kinase, whose protein sequence is MALERTLILIKPDAVQRRLAGTILSRFENKGLKIVGLKLMQVTKELSAEHYAEHVEKPFYPLLEEFITSGPVIAIAAEGPEAISVVRSMMGSTNGRESAPGTIRGDFGVSRQMNLVHGSDGPEAAAREIPIYFKPEELVDYESSLSAWVCADDEK